The following proteins come from a genomic window of Pichia kudriavzevii chromosome 1, complete sequence:
- a CDS encoding uncharacterized protein (PKUD0A09240) gives MSLNITNKRKIIHHCTSSSSETSETSESSESSRPSDLSGLSSKPLVKRHKPSSASIYPSPETSSPSSPNLARIINPLNLNLSYLPSNHSNLKHLKSCSRCRKHKTKCNYIDVAPYSCSSCAKRGLVCELEVVVPVKRSNIIKNLSNDIENLKKLVNDLIEKDLYLKSLCREKGIKVPGLINNIDSCSRDYSCTMGTTISQNTNQNNHNGHCHENRCGFGNVQQDIGREEAEEQEEEEEADDDDDDDDDDDDDDDEEEEEEEEEEEGNARESDKKSEKTKMRDNSHINVENYNSQQLRKIKTKKTQLIPTNETITNNLMNDTIITSLMNETITTSLMNETNTTSLMNETNPTSLMNYPKNNTPLQLQSSHNFTLNKCQQSIGNIITPELTDAELDEKLFDNPNIKLYSLNDICCFSYLEINQFIDNFNANYLPFLPIFSEIKDIDHLFNTNKLLFWTIVFIITGNIDIYNRYIIKEILSFTDLSTTPTTAISSSVGKDTLDSVTPILLLCCFITKMNSTKYDIKDELDTSIFQWLKVCKDSLQKNQLVNEKSSQYEKNVWSSIFILGNFYSFRLGLKWSQQIDLVLEDQKEQSNYIGQMLNVTILFSKLMDTFLFNNDPHSVNSNDLLLLKSLSNWKFKLNTMKSNLSSLSGSSLAPSLYSTILSSFNFLSLIFILFEPQNENLLNHQITDIIRISNDFYDSIKYLDLFKCPIHLKISLECFCLVLSKLCYSPLFLSNSSIDPLDITPVYTNLFNRLISFVEFNDTKFIFNLLMDFDSNVKVDFFLIDVFDMSSFKSKLLPGLISDFKKFNQKFRSIDSNSNRLSETISKFNSYNLNFDRYNENFSIFRNKVDLVILYSNEILKLPSAENDVKNPSISSIDSSSSSLGSSPSLFENNGFINPSVHLQSPQSIKKDIQVQLSSQSDDMDLLQSLSWN, from the coding sequence ATGTCTTTGAATATCACAAATAAGAGAAAAATCATTCATCATTGtacatcttcttcctcagAAACATCAGAGACATCAGAATCATCAGAATCATCACGACCATCGGATCTCTCAGGTTTGTCCTCTAAACCTTTGGTAAAGAGACATAAACCCTCATCTGCTTCGATCTACCCTTCTCCTGAAACTTCGTCTCCTTCATCCCCAAATTTGGCTAGAATTATTAACCCACTAAATTTGAATCTATCTTATTTACCTTCTAATCACTCAAACTTGAAACATCTGAAATCCTGTTCAAGGTGTAGGAAACACAAGACTAAATGTAATTATATTGACGTGGCCCCTTATTCTTGTTCCTCATGTGCTAAGAGAGGGTTAGTCTGCGAATTGGAAGTTGTTGTTCCAGTTAAACGATCAAATATTATTAAAAACCTCTCTAATGATATagagaatttgaagaaattggtTAATGATTTAATTGAGAAAGACCTCTATCTGAAATCGTTATGTAGAGAAAAAGGTATTAAAGTTCCAGGACTTATCAATAATATAGATTCTTGTTCAAGGGATTACTCCTGTACAATGGGAAcaacaatttctcaaaacacaaatcaaaataatcataATGGTCATTGTCATGAAAACAGATGTGGATTTGGAAATGTACAGCAAGATATAGGAAGAGAAGAGgcagaagaacaagaggaagaggaggaagcagatgacgatgatgacgacgatgatgacgacgatgacgatgacgatgaagaagaagaagaggaagaagaagaagaagaaggtaaTGCAAGAGAATCAGATaagaaatcagaaaaaacaaaaatgagAGACAACTCACATATAAACGTAGAAAATTATAATAGTCAGCAGCTGAGAAAAATCAAGACTAAGAAGACCCAACTAATTCCTACTAACGAAACAATTACAAACAACTTAATGAACGATACAATTATTACGAGTTTAATGAATGAAACAATTACAACCAGTCTAATGAATGAAACAAACACTACAAGTCTAATGAATGAAACGAACCCAACGAGTTTAATGAACTACCCCAAAAACAACACTCCTCTTCAACTCCAATCGAGTCATAATTTTACTTTGAATAAATGTCAACAATCAATTGGTAATATAATCACCCCAGAATTAACAGACGCAGAATtggatgaaaaattatttgatAATCCAAACATAAAACTCTATAGCTTGAATGATATCTGTTGTTTCTCATACTTAGAAATCAAccaatttattgataatttcaatGCAAACTATTTACCCTTCTTACCAATTTTTTCTGAAATTAAAGACATAGACCATCTATTCAATACAAATAAGTTGTTATTTTGGACAATTGTATTTATCATTACGGGAAATATCGATATCTATAATCGATATATCATTAAAGAAATCTTGTCATTCACAGATTTGTCCACTACTCCAACTACCgccatttcttcttccgTGGGAAAAGACACTCTCGATTCAGTTACTCCAATTTTACTACTATGCTGTTTCATCACCAAGATGAATTCTACCAAATATGATATAAAGGATGAATTGGACAcctcaatttttcaatggttGAAAGTTTGTAAGGATAGCCTCCAGAAAAATCAACTCGTCAATGAAAAGTCATCACAATACGAGAAAAATGTTTGGTCTTCCATATTTATATTGGGTAACTTCTATTCCTTCAGATTGGGTCTAAAATGGAGCCAACAAATAGACCTTGTCCTTGAAGATCAAAAGGAACAGTCCAATTATATAGGCCAGATGCTAAATGTCACAATAttgttttccaaattgatGGACACCTTTTTATTCAACAATGACCCACACTCGGTGAATAGTAATGACctattgttgttgaaatcattatCGAACTGGAAATTTAAATTGAACACTATGAAGTCAAATTTGTCCTCTCTTAGTGGCTCTTCTCTAGCTCCTTCATTGTATTCAACCATCTTATcctccttcaatttcttgagtTTAATATTTATCCTCTTTGAACCCCAAAATGAGAATTTACTCAATCACCAAATCACTGATATAATCCGAATTTCAAATGATTTCTACGATAGTATCAAATATCTAGATTTGTTCAAATGTCCAATTCACTTGAAGATTTCTCTGGAATGTTTTTGTCTTGTGCTGTCAAAGTTATGTTACTCTCCTCTATTCTTATCTAACAGTTCAATAGATCCATTGGATATAACTCCAGTCTATACTAATTTATTCAACAGATTGATTTCCTTTGTCGAATTCAATGATACaaagtttattttcaatctaTTAATGGATTTTGATTCAAACGTTAaagttgatttcttcttgattgaCGTATTTGATATGTCAAGTtttaaatcaaaattattaCCTGGGTTAATATCGGATtttaagaaattcaaccaaAAATTTAGATCTATCGATTCCAATTCAAACCGCCTCAGTGAGACCATATCAAAGTTCAACTCCTATAATTTGAACTTTGATAGATACAATGAGAACTTTAGcattttcagaaataaaGTTGATCTAGTTATACTTTATTCGAACGAAATATTGAAGTTGCCAAGTGCAGAGAATGATGTCAAGAACCCttcaatctcttcaattgattcctcttcctcttcccTTGGCTCATCTCCTTCcttgtttgaaaacaatgGCTTTATTAATCCTTCAGTTCACCTACAAAGCCCTCAATCGATCAAGAAAGATATTCAAGTCCAGCTATCTTCTCAATCTGACGACATGGATTTACTACAGTCCTTGAGCTGGAATTGA
- a CDS encoding uncharacterized protein (PKUD0A09250; similar to Saccharomyces cerevisiae YPR037C (ERV2); ancestral locus Anc_7.456): MKHLGLLRNSRGVFISVVIGVLLVYHLLSNGQTKVQNEPVSGGSILAGNAVVASEMDVTNGGEGVDMPFMPKMGNETLKAELGRAAWKVLHTILARYPEDPSIREREHVSQYIDSFAQVYPCGDCARHFIKLLKRYPPQLNSRKNAAMWGCFIHNKVNERLEKPIYDCTSILDDYDCGCGEDEAGLDETREHLQSIQVESYEERVGG, encoded by the coding sequence ATGAAACATCTAGGACTACTAAGAAACAGCAGAGGAGTTTTCATATCCGTTGTTATTGGGGTTCTGTTAGTGTACCATTTGTTGAGCAATGGACAGACCAAAGTGCAGAATGAGCCTGTTTCAGGCGGGAGTATTTTAGCTGGGAATGCTGTTGTCGCCAGCGAGATGGACGTTACCAATGGGGGAGAGGGTGTCGATATGCCGTTCATGCCCAAGATGGGTAACGAGACACTCAAGGCAGAGCTCGGACGGGCAGCATGGAAGGTGTTGCATACGATCTTGGCGAGGTACCCCGAGGATCCGTCAATAAGGGAACGTGAACATGTCTCTCAATACATTGATTCGTTTGCACAGGTGTATCCTTGTGGTGACTGTGCTCGTCATTTCATCAAGTTGCTCAAACGGTATCCGCCCCAGTTGAACAGCCGCAAGAATGCTGCCATGTGGGGGTGTTTTATCCATAACAAGGTCAATGAACGATTAGAGAAGCCCATCTACGATTGCACTAGCATTTTAGACGACTACGATTGTGGATGTGGGGAGGACGAGGCTGGTCTTGACGAGACGCGGGAGCACCTGCAAAGCATCCAAGTAGAGAGTTACGAGGAGCGAGTTGGAGGGTGA
- a CDS encoding uncharacterized protein (PKUD0A09260; similar to Saccharomyces cerevisiae YPR040W (TIP41); ancestral locus Anc_7.457): protein MSNQSNNKLFKNPIDAFTINSAREMHRLTTGSRNPPVLKVHQPNSENGPASIPNLNRDPAPDPIPTPTTAPTPAPFLVPATPSPHCRNPLCKDCGKVIIPAPVATFPVQDTPSICINNKWCILTQRLPILNAQEIEEFEAILEGIPVPEMIFGNNKVEVFTVDKKFHIMFNTLDALKLVERNPSTLIKVSYANEWFKSRQLKHANSENVSLEMYKPYDWTYTSHYKGTVLSGEGAWIVDNDREIPLDKLSSNNPIKFYDDMILYEDELGDNGISVLNIKIRVMSNCLLILQRLFIRVDEVLVRIIDTRLYIDFDTGLIIREQKLMQDDYQNVLAKASGPDKKKWLRDNNWCSVNLPILQVQREYQIVD from the coding sequence ATGTCCAACCAGAGCAACAACAAACTGTTCAAAAACCCAATCGATGCATTCACCATCAACTCCGCCCGTGAAATGCACAGGCTTACTACAGGTAGTCGTAACCCTCCTGTTCTAAAAGTACACCAGCCCAATTCTGAGAATGGCCCTGCCTCAATTCCGAATTTAAATCGAGATCCTGCTCCAGATCCAATCCCAACTCCAACTACCGCCCCAACTCCTGCACCGTTCCTCGTACCTGCAACGCCTAGCCCGCATTGTAGGAACCCGTTGTGTAAAGACTGTGGGAAAGTCATCATCCCGGCTCCGGTCGCTACTTTCCCCGTGCAGGATACCCCGTCCATCTGTATAAACAACAAATGGTGCATTCTTACACAGAGGCTTCCCATCTTGAATGCACAGGAAATAGAGGAGTTCGAAGCCATTCTAGAAGGTATTCCTGTGCCCGAAATGATCTTTGGAAACAATAAGGTTGAAGTCTTCACGGTTGACAAGAAGTTCCATATAATGTTCAACACCTTGGATGCCTTGAAGTTGGTGGAAAGAAACCCATCCACTTTGATCAAGGTAAGTTACGCAAACGAATGGTTCAAAAGCAGGCAGTTGAAGCACGCAAACTCCGAAAACGTGTCTCTTGAAATGTACAAGCCCTACGATTGGACTTACACCTCTCACTATAAGGGGACGGTCTTGAGCGGAGAAGGGGCTTGGATCGTGGACAACGATAGAGAAATCCCCCTGGATAAGCTATCCAGTAACAATCCCATCAAATTCTATGACGACATGATCCTATACGAAGACGAATTGGGTGACAACGGTATCTCTGTTTTGAACATCAAAATTAGAGTCATGTCTAACTGTCTACTAATTCTACAACGGCTATTTATCAGGGTTGATGAGGTTTTGGTGCGAATCATTGATACTCGTCTCTATATTGATTTCGATACGGGACTCATCATCAGAGAACAGAAGCTCATGCAGGATGACTACCAAAACGTACTTGCCAAAGCTTCGGGTCCagacaagaagaaatggTTGAGAGACAACAATTGGTGTTCTGTCAACTTACCCATCTTACAAGTACAGAGAGAGTACCAAATTGTGGACTAA
- a CDS encoding uncharacterized protein (PKUD0A09270; similar to Saccharomyces cerevisiae YDR376W (ARH1); ancestral locus Anc_5.450), which produces MIGIKQFRQISTINRRKKLAVIGSGPSAFYTVLNILKKNAGNVEIDMFEQHPSPFGLVRYGVAPDHPEVKNCIDRFNDISEFITLGNFKYFGNVPVSKDSTKSLSLQELYDNYNDILYAYGSSLPNLPEVAGIEHPGIISSYEFVNWYNGHPNHQDYEIPLKEVTDVSIVGNGNVAIDIVRILLAPSDGYWSKTDISSKALATLAESRVKRVNVLARRGVLDSKFTNKELRELLEMDKLGVYFQGWNDSSFKEQLADVKLNRINKRRVSLLNKYNHREFSKEEVENGKFWNLQYLKSPVGFKVHNERLLSETIVAENQLLFKDGKWTIEQSGKIGAVKNQLVILATGYKCEPLKEFKELGIPFENGRIPNNNGKVENVDHSYCVGWVSNASRGNINSTVADSEVVADTILREWEKENEDDDEKKGRAVIEGILKERGMEPVDWERWNKIHQLEKLQGSVKGKPYEKLAFNDMLDRTSQDKTRQDSD; this is translated from the coding sequence ATGATTGGAATCAAACAGTTTCGTCAAATATCTACCATAAAcaggaggaaaaaattggcTGTTATTGGATCTGGTCCTTCGGCATTCTACACAGTTTTGAAcatcttgaagaaaaatgcaggtaatgttgaaattgatatGTTTGAGCAACATCCGTCCCCATTTGGACTCGTCAGGTACGGGGTAGCCCCAGACCATCCGGAAGTTAAGAACTGTATTGATCGGTTTAACGATATCTCCGAGTTCATAACTTTGGGCAATTTCAAGTATTTTGGTAACGTCCCTGTGTCTAAAGATTCTACCAAGTCTCTTTCGTTACAGGAATTGTATGATAACTATAATGATATCCTATATGCATATGGATCAAGCTTGCCCAACTTACCCGAAGTTGCAGGTATCGAGCATCCAGGCATAATCTCCTCTTAtgaatttgtcaattgGTATAACGGTCATCCAAATCACCAAGACTACGAAATTCCACTGAAGGAGGTGACCGATGTCTCTATTGTGGGCAATGGGAATGTAGCAATAGACATCGTTCGGATATTGCTTGCCCCAAGTGACGGATATTGGTCCAAGACCGACATCTCATCCAAAGCATTGGCAACTCTAGCTGAAAGTCGAGTCAAGCGGGTCAACGTGTTGGCTAGAAGAGGGGTTTTGGATAGCAAATTCACTAATAAAGAGTTGAGGGAACTGTTGGAAATGGATAAGCTAGGTGTCTATTTCCAAGGTTGGAATGATTCGTCATTCAAGGAGCAACTAGCCGATGTCAAGTTAAACAGAATCAACAAGAGACGGGTCTCCTTATTAAACAAATATAACCATCGGGAATTCagcaaagaagaagtcgAAAATGGGAAGTTTTGGAATCTACAGTACCTCAAGTCTCCAGTAGGGTTTAAGGTTCATAATGAGAGGCTACTCTCTGAGACAATTGTAGCTGAAAACCAGCtacttttcaaagatggCAAATGGACGATTGAGCAGTCGGGCAAGATAGGAGCCGTTAAGAACCAGCTGGTGATATTGGCGACTGGATACAAATGTGAACCGttgaaagaattcaaagaacTAGGTATACCATTTGAGAATGGCAGAATACCAAATAACAACggaaaagttgaaaatgtgGACCATTCATACTGTGTTGGATGGGTGAGCAATGCATCTCGGGGGAATATCAATTCTACGGTTGCCGATAGTGAAGTTGTTGCGGATACAATTCTAAGAGAGTGggagaaggaaaatgaggatgatgatgaaaagaagggGAGGGCAGTTATTGAAGGTATTCTCAAAGAGAGAGGCATGGAGCCGGTCGACTGGGAGAGATGGAATAAGATCCACCAATTGGAAAAACTACAAGGTTCAGTAAAGGGTAAACCGTACGAGAAGTTGGCATTCAATGACATGCTTGACAGGACAAGTCAAGACAAAACAAGACAAGACAGTGATTAA
- a CDS encoding uncharacterized protein (PKUD0A09280; similar to Saccharomyces cerevisiae YDR377W (ATP17); ancestral locus Anc_5.451), translated as MSTIFRRTVTTLIPPKIASPANLGSNPAAKRMQSIVAFYSKLPRGNATVETPRTPFAIYREKYRNKGSPVLHFAVGFLLLGYGLEYYFHLSHEKEHH; from the coding sequence ATGTCTACCATTTTCAGAAGAACAGTCACCACCTTGATCCCTCCTAAGATTGCCTCTCCAGCTAACTTGGGTTCAAACCCAGCTGCAAAGAGAATGCAAAGCATTGTTGCATTCTACTCAAAGCTTCCAAGAGGTAACGCTACTGTCGAAACCCCAAGAACCCCATTTGCTATCTACAGAGAGAAATACAGAAACAAGGGCTCTCCAGTTCTTCACTTTGCTGTTGGTTTCTTATTGTTAGGTTACGGTCTTGAATACTATTTCCATTTGTCCCATGAAAAGGAACACCATTGA